The following proteins are encoded in a genomic region of Fibrobacter sp.:
- the zapB gene encoding cell division protein ZapB encodes MDFLNELENKVNALITTLESMRQENSRLKEEIESNNGRIQGIEEENARLKEELEAQRVDSQGAKEKMNVAAERIQNLLSKLDTAVQQ; translated from the coding sequence GTGGATTTTCTTAATGAATTAGAAAACAAGGTAAATGCACTTATTACTACCCTGGAGAGCATGCGGCAGGAGAATTCCAGGCTGAAAGAGGAGATTGAAAGTAACAACGGTCGTATTCAGGGAATTGAAGAAGAGAATGCTCGTTTAAAAGAGGAATTAGAGGCGCAGAGGGTTGATTCGCAGGGCGCCAAAGAAAAGATGAACGTTGCCGCGGAGAGGATTCAGAATCTCCTTTCCAAACTGGATACGGCAGTTCAGCAGTAG
- a CDS encoding cell division protein ZapA: MSTSMESVRVVIFGVEYSIKADVDIETTRQIARYVNSKMAEIHENTASRDHMKIAVMSALNIAGEYFEYKAKYEEGARKLNELQEKLASLNKKVDGVLGC, encoded by the coding sequence ATGAGCACGTCTATGGAGAGTGTTCGTGTCGTAATCTTTGGCGTAGAGTATTCTATCAAAGCTGATGTCGACATTGAAACAACCAGGCAGATCGCTCGGTACGTCAATTCAAAGATGGCTGAAATTCACGAGAATACGGCGTCAAGGGATCACATGAAGATTGCTGTAATGTCGGCTTTGAATATCGCCGGTGAGTATTTTGAATACAAGGCCAAATATGAAGAAGGTGCCAGAAAATTAAATGAACTTCAGGAAAAGCTAGCATCGTTGAATAAAAAAGTTGACGGTGTACTTGGTTGTTAG